The Arabidopsis thaliana chromosome 5, partial sequence genomic interval AAGTTTTGGACACAGAGTGAGGTGTACTTTGTGGAGCTACAATGCCTTTGCATTTCATTTTGGTAAGCAAATGGCATATTTCTTGAAGAGGCATCAACAATGAGAAGGGCATTGACCAATAACACCCAAAACAAGACCATATCTATAACACccatttctttaaaacaaaaagttggtTATCCTCTATTTATATTCTTGGGTACTTTATGTGGTAAAGTTGATGATATCCAATTAACTAGAGATTAGCATTGATTTATAGAGAGGAgggaatgaagaagatagtTTTAGCTGAGGAGGTGAGTGTCTGGTGAGTTAGTTTAGCGGTCTACCATTTTTTTCATAGAGTAGATTGAGACTTGAGTGGCTTCGATGGGATCATTAACActcacttttttgttttgtttttcttttttcgtttttatttgggaccaaacatatttttttgttggacaATTTGATCCAACTATATACCTCAAATACTCGCTCGATCATACCCAATTTTTAATCATCAAGATCCAAAATACCATTATCCAATCACTTAAACTATATATCCACTAATGccaaaacagaacatataATACCTGTCATAACTCTCGTACTAGTTGACTTGGACGACATATGAAAACCTTAGCTACTTTCTGTGTGGGTAAACAAACAAGATGGAACCGAAAAAACAATCAGTTCTAACTGGTAAGAAGATAATGTAACATGCTTTTACTACAACAACTCTGCAAAAAGAAGTCAAATCATTTTATCATACGGAAGAGTGACATAATAACTGCTAATCCGACGGACCACCACACTATAGTTCCTTATCTGAATTTTGGTATAGTTCTTTTGTCTTAGAAAAGGTTTTACCACAAAAGTCTCAAAACGTTTCAGGTTCAAAGACAAGGCAGATTATGGACTCTAATCACATACGTCCACCTTGTTATCCGCTTTCATTCCATCTATTACGAATCAAATCATCACTATTAACCTATCAATAATTTAACATAACAAgtgaaaaaaaggaaaacaagttCTAAGACAGAATAATTACATGTCCAGTTATCGAATTATGGACAATTGTATTTACATTTCAatgaaagaatgaaaaaaacatcCCCAAGGATCAATTAGAGAACACCAAACAGATTACCATCACCACGGCTGCCCCCAACCTATACTTTGCTTCAGATGCACCTGAATTCCTCGGTGGCGGATTCGACATCTGCTGCCTGCTCGTGTCGATTTCGATAGGAAACCTACAGGAACCACTTGACGGATCTATCTTAGTAACAACCCCAAGATTGTTAAAATCACATGAGCCACGACGATGatccattttttgaaaatacaTATTGAACGCATAAGAAGCATTCGCGGTCGGGTCCAAGGCGGCGCAGGAGGAACCCGGCCCGAGCGAGGTGCAGTCGGCATTTTGACACGCGTACGTAGCAGAAGCCTGCCAAGTGGCAGCACCGTTACCCGCAGCCTGAGTGGAGAGCACGCACCACTCACGTGCCTGGTAACGAACACCTTTAGTCGGAACCAACGGACGGCCGTTACCGAGACTCAGAGGATACTTAACGGCGCCGTCATAAGAGAATATTCCCCAATGTCTTTCGAATTTCCCGGGATCAATGCTCTTGGCATCTTCGTCTACTAATGAGAATATATAAACTTCCGGCGCCATTCTCCGGCGAGGCGTACCTTGTCCTTGAAGGATACGATTCAATAACCCTTGATTGAATCTCTGAGCCATTGCAGGATTTGCGTTCTGATCACCGTCGGTTGGCCATCCGACTTCTCCGACgatgatttcaattttgttcgCATCAAATCCGTTCTTCTCCAGCGCCGAGACTAAAGTGTCGAAATTTGCGTCGAAGACGTTCGTGTAAGAGATTGAACCATCGACGACGGGCTTAGCTCCACCGCCGCCGCCTCCGTTTGGGAAGAAGGCGTATTCGCGCGGGAAATTTGGATCAGCGTTGAGAGAGAGGAAAGGGTAGATGTTGAAGGTGATTGGTGAGACGGAATCAGCTAGGAATCGAACAATAGAGATCATTAAGGTTTTTATGTCTGATCGAAAATCGCCGGAAGAAGGAAGACCATCGCTGGATTCGTAGACGTCGGCATTAAGAGGAACCGTCACTTTGACTTGCCGACCAAGACCAGCTTTAACTAGAGCTGCTTGAACGTTTTGCAGCGCTGGATATGTTGATCGGACGAATCTGTTATTATAGGTCTTCAAGAATGGCTCATTCCCCACCGCTACATATCTGATCACCGattaaaaatccaatctttAGAAACTTCAAGCATGTTTTTAGCTTAAAAGTCTAAGCTTTCGAAGgttgtttttagtttaaaagtCTACTCTTCAGAAGCTTAAGCATGTTTTAGCTTAAAAATCCAAGCTTGACAAACttaaaaacatgttttagCTAATGGCCTATTGAACTGCAATGCAAATTACCTTATGTCGGTTCCATATCTAGAGATGTATTGAGAGACGTTTTGTTGAACCCAAAGCTCTGCGTTGGTAACAGTGGATGCCATAGTTGCCAAGAGATCGTTGGGGATACCGACCATGACTTGAATACCGGATTTACCAAGAGCTCTGAGTGCACCAGGGTCAGCTTCAAATAGCTTAACTTTGTTGAACCCATTGTCCCTAAGGAGTTTCACCACTATGTTTGGTGGTAGTGGATGGCTCGCTTGTGTACCCCAGTTACATGCCAAGCCCTCCACATTCTTCAATatgttttgaagaaagaatatGGATaggcaaaacaaaatgagtttTTGGTATGTATCATGACTACTCATTTCTCTAAAAGTGTGGGGTTTGGGTTTCAGAATGTGGGGTCTAATGAgaatttgggttttatttgtgtatatatacaaatatagaCAGAGATATAGATGTAGGAGATGGGGAAGATGAGTATATGGAAGAAAGAGGGTAAAGGAAAGGTATTTGTGTTAGTAATTCAATAAGGAACTTGATTCCATTGGTGGTAAACCTGAATTTAAACCATCCAAGTAACTATTCAGCATCTCTTATGTATTTGTTGCACAAAACAAACttattaaaacatattattagtGATTAACCATTGATGCTAATATCCAATAAGTGgcagggagaagaagaaagggatgGAGTGTAAAAGATGGAGACCATGTCATTGGGCATTTGCAGTTTGTTTCTTAGAGAATATTAGAAGAAAGTCTATAAACTTTTGCTAACTTCATGGAATCTCACGACCCAATTAGCCAAACTACTATATGATAGCAAGTCCTAACCTTGAGATTCCTCACATTGTGTATCAAGTTAAAGAGATgtcaaaacattttctatgAAGAAATCTAAAacagttttatgttttagacAAGGGAGGTCAAAGAAACAATCTTGAAAGACAAGCATCAAGAACCAAAAAGGGTATTTCTCCGGGAAGACAAATCTTCAAACTTGTGAATTTTTGATCAGACGGCAAAAAGGACTATTCTCCAATCTACGAGCCATCATGATGATATCACTCAAACCCTTTGGTTGAAACACACGAAGCATTTCCTGAATCTCCTCCTTAAGCCCTTTGACGAATACAACCTCAAGTACAGTATCAAGGTCATCCAAACACTGCGTCGAGAGATCCTCAAATTCACCAAGATATGATATAACAGAATCAACCTGTTTGAGAGTGAGCAAACGTTCCATTGCAGATCTAGGATCACCAAACCTCTGTAAAACCCTAGC includes:
- a CDS encoding O-Glycosyl hydrolases family 17 protein (O-Glycosyl hydrolases family 17 protein; FUNCTIONS IN: cation binding, hydrolase activity, hydrolyzing O-glycosyl compounds, catalytic activity; INVOLVED IN: carbohydrate metabolic process; LOCATED IN: anchored to membrane; EXPRESSED IN: 21 plant structures; EXPRESSED DURING: 9 growth stages; CONTAINS InterPro DOMAIN/s: X8 (InterPro:IPR012946), Glycoside hydrolase, catalytic core (InterPro:IPR017853), Glycoside hydrolase, family 17 (InterPro:IPR000490), Glycoside hydrolase, subgroup, catalytic core (InterPro:IPR013781); BEST Arabidopsis thaliana protein match is: O-Glycosyl hydrolases family 17 protein (TAIR:AT4G31140.1); Has 2792 Blast hits to 2718 proteins in 160 species: Archae - 0; Bacteria - 4; Metazoa - 4; Fungi - 51; Plants - 2724; Viruses - 0; Other Eukaryotes - 9 (source: NCBI BLink).); protein product: MSSHDTYQKLILFCLSIFFLQNILKNVEGLACNWGTQASHPLPPNIVVKLLRDNGFNKVKLFEADPGALRALGKSGIQVMVGIPNDLLATMASTVTNAELWVQQNVSQYISRYGTDIRYVAVGNEPFLKTYNNRFVRSTYPALQNVQAALVKAGLGRQVKVTVPLNADVYESSDGLPSSGDFRSDIKTLMISIVRFLADSVSPITFNIYPFLSLNADPNFPREYAFFPNGGGGGGAKPVVDGSISYTNVFDANFDTLVSALEKNGFDANKIEIIVGEVGWPTDGDQNANPAMAQRFNQGLLNRILQGQGTPRRRMAPEVYIFSLVDEDAKSIDPGKFERHWGIFSYDGAVKYPLSLGNGRPLVPTKGVRYQAREWCVLSTQAAGNGAATWQASATYACQNADCTSLGPGSSCAALDPTANASYAFNMYFQKMDHRRGSCDFNNLGVVTKIDPSSGSCRFPIEIDTSRQQMSNPPPRNSGASEAKYRLGAAVVMVICLVFSN